A stretch of the Massilia sp. W12 genome encodes the following:
- a CDS encoding alpha/beta fold hydrolase, with protein sequence MSFDVDLHRYTISLPDRLGPSRPLEMSVVEAGPASGDKYSAPTMVFIHGFGGRAAYWHFQLEQFQEDYRVLALDLRGHGYTDAPDEAEGARYDVAELVADIEAALEVLRAPQQFTLICHSFGGALSSYFIQRHPQRVQALVIIASAVRFKLRLAGRLLLRAPPWLLDSARSLLQATIFNAARLYPPSHVVYLQNRNALRDWDGSDYLRAIACPTLVILGQRDILFAEEAYRAVAQLVPGAQQVVVQVSAHQVMVERPDAVNRAINHFLLGLQDPMQAAQQRAAQKQSRRAARIALEAARPWLKFYDARTTYRIKPPYAPLPKLLEACARRFGKTTALSFYGRNMSWRELDRLATRFAHGLLARRIRPGERVMLALPNSPQWLIAYFGILKAGAIAVLVEAGLEQQQLLKRIQESRSVLLIVSSQRYLELRSPLLQDARAAGLKRVVFASLHEYMGPRARLQYLSRQHPRLPWLWRNRPQPERRFARFADLLHARRNELPPPAALDDIAVIVYTWGSTGPALPAPLSHRNLASNALQLRHWLPEARPGDERFLALQSFASAYGLTGVLHLAVYLGASMILLPDDNLEQLLRCVQKQRPTYFPTTPKIIHQLVQTPRVRDYGLASIRVCAVSGSPLPREVKEKFEKITRGRLLQAYGLAECAAAALAMPIASRGRGGAVGLPLPDTEARILDLDSGQELGPEQAGELWLRGPQVFAGYDAPYDSAEYQARLQHGWFATGDIASMDDDGFFQIIERKANLVWRGGMRVFPRQIEEVLYEHPAVEFAQVRKQPDDEGVLHLRAEVRASAHARLTEQELRAWCARNLPAPALPDSYQIESGAVLLEPRWLLPLRQN encoded by the coding sequence ATGAGCTTCGACGTTGACCTGCACCGTTACACCATCAGCCTGCCCGACCGGCTGGGGCCGTCGCGTCCCCTGGAAATGAGCGTGGTCGAAGCCGGCCCGGCCAGCGGCGACAAATACAGTGCGCCGACCATGGTTTTCATTCACGGCTTCGGCGGCCGCGCCGCATATTGGCATTTTCAGCTGGAGCAATTTCAGGAAGATTACCGCGTGCTGGCCCTGGATCTGCGCGGCCATGGCTATACCGACGCGCCAGACGAAGCCGAAGGCGCGCGCTACGATGTGGCCGAATTGGTGGCGGACATCGAAGCCGCGCTCGAAGTCTTGCGCGCGCCGCAGCAATTCACCTTGATCTGCCACTCTTTTGGAGGCGCCCTCAGTTCTTACTTCATCCAGCGCCATCCGCAGCGGGTGCAAGCGCTGGTGATTATCGCCTCGGCGGTGCGCTTCAAGCTGCGTCTGGCCGGGCGCTTGCTGTTGCGCGCCCCGCCCTGGTTGCTGGACAGTGCGCGCAGCCTGCTGCAAGCCACCATATTCAACGCCGCGCGCCTGTATCCGCCTTCGCATGTGGTGTATTTGCAAAACCGCAACGCCCTGCGCGACTGGGACGGCAGCGATTACCTGCGCGCCATCGCCTGCCCGACCCTGGTGATCCTGGGCCAGCGCGATATTTTGTTTGCCGAAGAAGCCTATCGCGCAGTGGCGCAACTGGTTCCAGGCGCGCAGCAGGTGGTGGTGCAGGTTTCCGCGCATCAAGTGATGGTAGAGCGGCCCGACGCGGTCAACCGCGCCATCAACCATTTTCTGCTGGGTTTGCAAGACCCGATGCAAGCGGCGCAGCAGCGCGCGGCGCAAAAACAAAGCCGGCGCGCTGCCCGCATCGCACTCGAAGCAGCGCGGCCCTGGCTCAAGTTTTACGATGCGCGCACCACCTACCGTATCAAACCGCCGTATGCGCCGCTGCCCAAACTGCTGGAAGCCTGTGCGCGCCGCTTTGGCAAAACCACGGCGCTCAGTTTTTATGGGCGCAATATGAGCTGGCGCGAATTGGATCGGCTGGCCACCCGTTTTGCGCATGGCTTGCTGGCGCGCCGCATCCGCCCCGGCGAAAGGGTGATGCTGGCCTTGCCCAACAGCCCGCAATGGCTGATTGCCTATTTCGGCATCTTGAAAGCCGGCGCCATTGCCGTGCTGGTCGAAGCCGGCCTGGAGCAGCAGCAATTGCTCAAACGCATCCAGGAAAGCCGCAGCGTGTTATTGATTGTCTCCAGCCAGCGCTATCTGGAATTGCGCAGCCCGCTGCTGCAAGATGCGCGCGCCGCCGGCTTAAAGCGCGTGGTGTTCGCCAGCCTGCATGAATACATGGGGCCGCGCGCCCGTCTGCAATACCTCAGCCGCCAGCATCCGCGCTTGCCGTGGCTGTGGCGCAACCGGCCACAACCGGAACGCCGCTTCGCCCGCTTTGCCGATTTGCTGCATGCGCGTCGCAACGAATTGCCGCCGCCCGCCGCGCTGGATGATATCGCGGTGATTGTGTACACCTGGGGCAGCACCGGGCCGGCCCTGCCGGCGCCTTTATCGCATCGCAATCTGGCCAGCAACGCCTTGCAACTGCGCCACTGGCTGCCGGAAGCGCGCCCCGGCGACGAGCGATTTCTCGCCCTGCAGTCATTCGCCTCGGCGTATGGTTTGACCGGCGTGCTGCATTTGGCGGTGTATCTCGGGGCCAGCATGATTTTGTTGCCGGACGATAATCTGGAGCAGCTCTTGCGCTGCGTGCAAAAACAACGCCCCACCTATTTCCCGACCACCCCGAAAATCATTCATCAATTGGTGCAAACCCCGCGCGTGCGCGACTACGGCCTGGCCTCGATCCGGGTGTGCGCCGTGAGCGGCTCACCGCTGCCGCGCGAGGTGAAGGAAAAATTTGAAAAAATCACCCGTGGCCGCCTGTTGCAGGCATATGGCCTGGCGGAATGCGCCGCCGCCGCGCTGGCGATGCCGATCGCCAGTCGCGGACGCGGCGGCGCCGTCGGTTTGCCGCTGCCGGACACCGAAGCGCGCATTCTGGATTTGGACAGCGGCCAGGAGCTGGGGCCGGAGCAAGCCGGCGAACTCTGGCTGCGCGGCCCGCAAGTGTTTGCCGGCTACGATGCGCCGTATGACAGCGCGGAATATCAGGCGCGCCTGCAACATGGCTGGTTCGCCACCGGCGATATCGCCAGCATGGACGATGACGGTTTTTTCCAGATCATCGAGCGCAAGGCGAATCTGGTGTGGCGCGGCGGCATGCGGGTGTTTCCGCGCCAGATTGAAGAAGTGTTGTATGAACATCCGGCAGTCGAATTCGCCCAGGTGCGCAAGCAGCCGGATGATGAGGGCGTACTGCATTTGCGCGCCGAAGTGCGCGCCAGCGCCCACGCGCGGCTGACTGAGCAGGAATTGCGCGCCTGGTGCGCGCGCAATCTGCCGGCCCCGGCATTGCCGGACAGCTACCAGATAGAGAGCGGGGCCGTGCTGCTTGAGCCGCGCTGGCTCTTACCGCTGCGCCAGAATTAA